One window from the genome of Verrucomicrobiota bacterium encodes:
- a CDS encoding VCBS repeat-containing protein produces MKFPLPLFFALISATHLTAAVNWQKSSADLGEQTRGIDVADLDGDGNLDIVATGTTQVFAVLSPLKDAHVLAIYDSVDGKLLYGASGDIDSDGDLDFVIARETSPWIEYREKRAAGEKAKKPKRVPDFSIAWIENTGRIEKKTRLHVIDKDLHGSHGLALADLNADGNIDVIGNSIKGINKDSVAWFDNFQGKFLRHMITQNNAPVRPHYMDTGDFNNDGKLDVVVGHSGGNALSWYQNPPILHGRWKLQTIAEVEGVTNALVADIDGDKRIDVIASNGHGTGVYWYRGTNWKQMPIDETLKDCHSLACGDFDNDGDIDVATASFSEKLVRWYENSGKGQFTAHDIDVGSGQEAYDLKAVDLNKDGRLDLLLAGRNTNNVAWYINK; encoded by the coding sequence ATGAAGTTTCCGCTACCGCTATTCTTTGCTCTGATATCCGCAACTCATCTCACTGCCGCCGTTAACTGGCAAAAATCATCCGCTGATCTAGGCGAGCAAACTCGAGGAATCGACGTGGCCGACCTGGATGGAGACGGAAATCTTGATATTGTCGCTACTGGAACTACTCAAGTCTTTGCAGTTTTGAGCCCCCTAAAGGATGCCCATGTCCTAGCCATATATGACTCAGTTGATGGTAAGCTGCTCTACGGAGCCTCTGGCGATATTGATTCTGATGGAGATCTTGACTTCGTAATCGCACGAGAAACCTCCCCTTGGATTGAATACCGCGAAAAGAGGGCTGCTGGGGAAAAAGCTAAGAAACCCAAACGGGTGCCAGATTTTTCAATAGCCTGGATAGAAAACACGGGCCGTATTGAGAAGAAAACCAGGCTGCATGTGATAGACAAAGATCTACACGGTTCCCATGGGCTGGCCCTGGCTGATCTAAATGCCGATGGTAATATCGACGTGATCGGAAATAGTATCAAAGGCATCAACAAAGATTCCGTTGCCTGGTTCGATAATTTTCAAGGCAAGTTCTTGCGACATATGATCACGCAAAATAATGCGCCAGTTCGCCCTCATTATATGGATACAGGGGATTTCAACAATGACGGGAAACTAGACGTAGTCGTTGGGCATTCGGGAGGAAATGCGTTGTCGTGGTATCAAAATCCACCTATATTACACGGTCGATGGAAACTTCAAACCATTGCGGAAGTTGAGGGAGTTACCAATGCTCTTGTTGCGGATATCGATGGGGATAAAAGAATCGATGTCATAGCAAGCAACGGCCACGGAACCGGAGTTTATTGGTATCGCGGAACCAATTGGAAACAAATGCCAATCGACGAGACGCTCAAAGATTGCCACTCTCTTGCATGCGGTGATTTTGACAACGATGGCGACATTGATGTAGCTACGGCTTCCTTCAGTGAAAAACTGGTTCGTTGGTATGAGAATAGCGGAAAAGGACAGTTCACCGCGCATGACATTGATGTTGGCAGTGGACAGGAAGCCTACGATTTGAAGGCTGTCGATCTAAACAAAGATGGACGTTTGGATTTGTTACTGGCAGGGCGAAACACGAACAACGTAGCCTGGTATATAAACAAGTAA
- a CDS encoding carbonic anhydrase produces the protein MISAHDALQRLKDGNKRFISNVQIHEGTSFEKRRNELVDGQAPFAVILGCSDARVPAELVFDQGLGDLFVVRVAGNVAAPSQIGSVEFAVEVLGSRLVVVMGHSNCGAVAATIQKFENASVELTPSLMNLVERIQPSVEAVLARNAAYDSDALIAEVVKANIAATVATLLGESTVLNRFTQEEGLMILGAEYSLETGVVAFFQ, from the coding sequence ATGATATCGGCTCACGATGCTCTCCAAAGACTGAAAGACGGTAATAAACGTTTTATATCGAACGTTCAAATCCATGAAGGAACTTCATTTGAAAAACGGCGCAATGAATTAGTGGATGGCCAGGCCCCTTTTGCAGTTATTCTGGGGTGTTCGGACGCTCGGGTACCGGCGGAACTGGTTTTCGACCAGGGACTGGGTGATCTCTTTGTTGTGCGGGTGGCAGGCAATGTGGCTGCTCCTTCCCAGATTGGCAGTGTGGAATTCGCAGTTGAGGTACTGGGTTCACGGCTGGTTGTGGTAATGGGGCACTCTAATTGCGGCGCGGTGGCAGCAACTATTCAGAAATTCGAGAATGCTTCAGTTGAATTGACTCCCAGCCTTATGAATCTGGTTGAACGCATACAGCCTTCTGTCGAAGCGGTCCTGGCCAGAAATGCCGCCTATGATTCAGATGCACTTATCGCCGAAGTGGTGAAAGCCAATATAGCGGCGACCGTAGCCACCTTGCTCGGTGAATCTACTGTTCTGAATCGGTTTACGCAGGAGGAGGGATTAATGATTTTGGGTGCGGAGTACTCCCTTGAGACTGGCGTTGTCGCATTTTTTCAATGA
- a CDS encoding arylsulfatase: MKNHLLLKALLLLFAFSNSSALAEKPNVLVVMVDDLGFSDIGCYGGEIETPNLDRLASKGLRFSQFYNTAKCHSSRISLLTGQYAFQAGNTNLSNGVTSAEVLGAAGYFTAMTGKWHLKEQPTDFGFQRYFGHLSGACNYYKGDKTFRLNGESWQVPETGFYTTVANVDYALKFQDEARRTKKPWYLYIAFNAPHAPLQPLEVDYKKYLGRYDAGWDVIREARLEKQRVLGLFGKKLTPSPRPDNIPAWSSLPKERQVWESRRMTALAGMIDRVDQELGRLLVDLEQTGELDSTLILFVSDNGACPYDRRSVHMDREPYDPYTTWGDSTGWAWARNSPFRYYKQNQFEGGISSPAIVHWPKGLKVKAGSITHQPAHLIDVLPTLVELGETELPKQWPGRELEPVSGISLLSILAGKTINKRPPIHLLFGADRGLRDGDWKLVSFRSGPWELYNLATDRTELNNLATKYPERVNRMSALWHEMAENVLKAPAKSREPVATEIAAHDHPEWTDFSKPLSAIGKREKNQ; the protein is encoded by the coding sequence ATGAAGAATCACTTATTGCTAAAAGCACTCTTACTACTCTTCGCTTTTTCCAACAGTAGTGCTCTCGCAGAGAAACCGAATGTCCTGGTCGTCATGGTCGACGATCTTGGCTTTTCAGATATCGGTTGTTATGGGGGAGAAATCGAAACGCCCAATCTGGATCGATTGGCCAGCAAGGGTTTGCGCTTCTCCCAATTCTACAACACCGCGAAGTGCCACTCATCGCGTATAAGCCTGCTAACTGGTCAATATGCTTTCCAGGCTGGGAACACTAATCTCAGCAATGGGGTGACATCAGCCGAAGTTTTGGGAGCAGCCGGTTACTTCACTGCGATGACCGGCAAGTGGCATTTAAAGGAGCAGCCAACCGACTTCGGATTCCAACGTTACTTCGGACACCTCAGCGGCGCCTGTAATTATTATAAGGGAGACAAAACGTTTCGTTTGAACGGTGAATCCTGGCAGGTTCCTGAAACTGGATTCTACACAACCGTAGCGAATGTGGACTATGCCCTGAAATTTCAGGATGAAGCCCGTCGGACCAAAAAACCCTGGTATCTCTACATCGCCTTCAATGCTCCCCATGCTCCACTACAACCGTTGGAGGTGGATTACAAAAAATACCTGGGCCGATATGATGCTGGCTGGGATGTCATTCGCGAAGCCCGTCTTGAAAAACAAAGAGTGCTGGGTCTGTTTGGGAAGAAACTGACTCCGTCTCCCCGCCCCGATAATATCCCGGCGTGGAGTTCATTACCAAAAGAACGCCAAGTTTGGGAGAGCCGTCGTATGACCGCGTTGGCCGGCATGATTGACCGGGTCGATCAAGAACTCGGACGTTTATTAGTCGACCTTGAACAAACAGGCGAACTTGACAGCACCCTGATCCTCTTTGTCTCCGATAACGGAGCCTGCCCGTATGATCGACGCTCTGTCCACATGGACCGTGAGCCTTATGACCCGTATACAACCTGGGGCGATAGCACTGGTTGGGCCTGGGCCCGCAATTCGCCCTTTCGCTACTACAAGCAAAATCAGTTCGAAGGCGGAATCTCATCACCGGCTATCGTTCACTGGCCGAAGGGACTCAAAGTTAAGGCGGGATCGATAACCCATCAACCAGCCCATCTCATCGACGTCTTACCTACCCTGGTAGAACTCGGCGAAACGGAACTTCCAAAGCAATGGCCCGGCCGCGAACTGGAGCCAGTATCCGGCATTTCGTTACTCTCTATTCTCGCCGGGAAAACGATCAACAAGCGTCCACCCATTCACCTGCTGTTTGGCGCCGATCGCGGGCTACGTGACGGCGATTGGAAGCTGGTGAGCTTTCGAAGCGGTCCCTGGGAACTTTACAACCTTGCGACCGACCGGACGGAACTCAACAACCTGGCAACCAAGTATCCAGAGCGGGTCAACCGCATGTCAGCCCTCTGGCACGAGATGGCGGAAAACGTTTTGAAAGCACCGGCAAAATCCCGCGAACCCGTAGCAACAGAAATCGCGGCGCATGACCATCCTGAGTGGACGGACTTTAGCAAACCCCTGTCGGCAATTGGCAAGCGGGAGAAAAACCAGTAA